TACCGGGTGGAATACGTACAGGAGTCCGATCAGACAGAGAAGGGCAGTTATGATGCGATGATGCGTCTGCTGGAGCTTGAAGATCCGCCTACCGCAGTGTTCGCGTTCAATGATACCGTGGCCTTCGGAGCCATGAGTGCCATACGGGACAAGGGTCTTCGCATACCGGACGATATATCAGTGGTAGGACATGACAATACCATTCTTTCCGAACACACATATCCGAGGCTGACGACGGTCGACAGCCGGATGAAGGATATGGGGGAACTGGCGGCAAAGATGCTGATTGATGCCATTGAGGGGAAAGAAAACGCCGGTGAACGCGGTGAGCCTGAATGTGATATTAAGATTGAACCGCGTTTTGTCGTGCGTGAGAGCACGGGGAGAGTCAGAAAATAAAACAGTAATCACAGAAGTAGCGGCAAGTCCTTCACAGGACCTGCCGTTTCTTTTGGTGCGAAAAGAGAAACGATTTAATTCTTCTGCATTTTGTAGAAAAACCGTCAATTCCATGAGGAGATTCCGATTACAGTGTGTTTTTTCGGAGAAAACAAGGGAAAAAGCCGTCGTATTTAACAAAAAAATATAAAAATAATTCAACAAATTGTAGAAAAACATTAAGAAAAACGATTTAACGTTGACTTTGGTGTGCCTAAGAGGTATTATCTTTGTAAGAAAAACGATTTAATGAAAGAAGGAGGAAAAGTATGAGCCGCAAAATTGCGATGACACTGGAAGCGAGAGAGGGCTATGAGATGCTGAGACTTCAACAGCTGATTCGTGACCACGGGTTTGAGCCTGTTTTTTATGACCACCTTTCGACAGACGGGGAGGTGATTGAAAAGCTGAAAGACTGTGATGCAGTGATTGCCGGAGGAGACGAATATAACCGGCATGTTCTGAGTGAACTGGCAAAGGCCGGGAGACTGAAGATTATCGCCAGGTTTGGTGTCGGGTTTGACAAGGTGGACCTGGAAGCTGCAAGTGAATTCGGGATCGCCGTTACGAACACGGCTGGAACGATGTCCATGCCGGTAGCGGAACTGACGATGACTCTGATTCTGTCGACAGCCAGAAGCATAGCCTTCTGCGACAGAAAGCTGCGGGAAGACGGATGGTTTACAGGACCTGCGAAAGGCAGCCTCGATGGAAAAACGGTAGGGTTGGTAGGGTTCGGAGCTATTGCGAAGAAACTGGCGGAATATCTCTCGGGGTTTCATTGCCGTATCCTGGCGTATGACATTTGTTTTGACAGGGAGGCGGCAGGGAAGCTGGGTGTCGAGCAGGCGACGATAGAGGAGATTGCAGCAGAATCAGACTTTGTCAGTCTGCACACGCCAAAAACGCCCGAGACCGTTGGGATGTGGAATAAACGTCTGTTAGCAATGATGAAGCCGACCGCCTTTCTGATCAATACCAGCCGCGGAGATATCGTAAATGAAAGGGACCTGATCTGGGCACTGGAAAACAGAGTGATCTGCGGGGCAGGGCTGGATGTGTTTGAGGAAGAACCGCTGCCCAAGGACAGCCCTCTTCTGAAAATGGACAACGTGATATTGATTCCTCATAATGCCGGATGGAATGACCAGTCCGAACTTGTGACCGGAGGAAGGGCGCTTGAGAATATCATCGATCTGTTTGAGGGGAGGAGGCCGAGAAATATCTTGAATCCTGATTACGCCAGCCATATCAGTGGGCAGAAGCATGTGGGGTAGCCGGCGGTTTGGCTGGGAACGAGTGAAAGGAGAATAATATATGAGTGGAGTAGATAGTAAAACTGTCCACAGGAGGTCGCAGGACACG
The Ruminococcus gauvreauii genome window above contains:
- a CDS encoding phosphoglycerate dehydrogenase, coding for MSRKIAMTLEAREGYEMLRLQQLIRDHGFEPVFYDHLSTDGEVIEKLKDCDAVIAGGDEYNRHVLSELAKAGRLKIIARFGVGFDKVDLEAASEFGIAVTNTAGTMSMPVAELTMTLILSTARSIAFCDRKLREDGWFTGPAKGSLDGKTVGLVGFGAIAKKLAEYLSGFHCRILAYDICFDREAAGKLGVEQATIEEIAAESDFVSLHTPKTPETVGMWNKRLLAMMKPTAFLINTSRGDIVNERDLIWALENRVICGAGLDVFEEEPLPKDSPLLKMDNVILIPHNAGWNDQSELVTGGRALENIIDLFEGRRPRNILNPDYASHISGQKHVG